From Pseudomonas putida, one genomic window encodes:
- a CDS encoding CinA family protein: MASDPVLAALGYLKDNQLVLTTAESCTAGCMVALLAGVPGAGEVVESGYVVYSPSAKQRLLGVSAETIERYGLTSEAVAWEMALGALRGSDANVVIATTGVAGPLPESSVPPGTVCFAWAFAGEPVAVFTRTQRFFGERADVMRQGALFGLTRLSHYHQRWLRGERA, encoded by the coding sequence ATGGCAAGCGACCCTGTACTGGCCGCCCTCGGCTATCTCAAAGACAATCAGTTAGTCCTGACGACTGCGGAGTCGTGCACGGCAGGTTGCATGGTGGCCCTCCTAGCAGGGGTACCCGGTGCCGGGGAGGTAGTGGAGAGTGGTTATGTCGTTTACTCACCCAGTGCGAAGCAGCGCTTGCTCGGCGTAAGCGCCGAAACTATCGAGCGCTATGGCCTCACCAGCGAAGCAGTCGCGTGGGAAATGGCCTTGGGCGCATTGAGAGGCAGCGATGCCAATGTGGTGATCGCCACCACTGGCGTGGCTGGGCCACTACCTGAATCTAGCGTACCACCAGGCACCGTGTGCTTCGCTTGGGCATTCGCCGGCGAGCCGGTAGCCGTGTTTACACGAACTCAGCGCTTCTTTGGTGAACGCGCCGACGTGATGCGTCAGGGCGCACTTTTTGGACTCACCCGACTTTCCCATTATCACCAGCGATGGCTGCGAGGCGAGCGCGCCTGA
- a CDS encoding GlxA family transcriptional regulator: protein MHRVGYLITEGFQVMSLATQSVFEFANIVAGETAYKIQNFSIKGGTVRSSLGMYMDTLPLGAPGLADTWMITGTFTPLTPPSEEVLASVRGFVDGARRTAGLCTGCFVLAQAGVLDNRRATTHWAYANKLRELYPKIEVEEDRIFIVDGPIWTSAGMTAALDMALGMVEKDHGTELARSVARKLVMHQRRSGGQSQHSELLTLSPKSDRIQSALDYARKHLGRPLSVEELAEVAHLSPRQFTRVFTAETGQSPAKAVESLRLEAARLMIEQSRHSLDVVARETGFRDRRHMREVFIRGLGVPPQAVRRDARRVVTG, encoded by the coding sequence ATGCACCGGGTCGGCTATCTGATAACCGAAGGTTTCCAGGTCATGTCTTTGGCCACGCAATCTGTCTTCGAGTTTGCCAATATCGTTGCCGGCGAAACGGCTTACAAGATCCAGAATTTTTCCATAAAGGGCGGAACGGTGCGCTCCTCGCTGGGGATGTACATGGATACGCTTCCCTTGGGTGCGCCTGGCTTGGCCGACACCTGGATGATTACCGGGACGTTTACGCCACTGACGCCGCCGAGTGAAGAGGTACTTGCCAGTGTGCGAGGTTTTGTGGACGGTGCGCGGCGCACTGCAGGCCTGTGTACGGGCTGCTTCGTGTTGGCGCAGGCAGGTGTCCTGGACAATCGGCGGGCAACGACACATTGGGCCTATGCCAATAAGCTTCGTGAGTTGTACCCGAAAATCGAGGTCGAAGAAGACCGGATTTTCATCGTGGATGGGCCGATATGGACATCTGCGGGCATGACAGCCGCTCTGGACATGGCATTGGGGATGGTCGAAAAGGATCACGGCACTGAGCTGGCCCGGTCGGTGGCGCGGAAACTGGTCATGCATCAGCGCCGCTCCGGTGGGCAATCCCAGCATTCCGAACTGCTGACGCTTTCCCCTAAGTCTGACCGCATCCAGAGCGCCTTGGATTACGCACGCAAGCATCTTGGCCGGCCACTCAGCGTTGAGGAGCTTGCTGAAGTAGCGCATTTGAGCCCCAGGCAGTTCACCCGGGTCTTTACCGCAGAAACCGGACAGTCACCGGCCAAAGCCGTAGAAAGTCTGCGCCTGGAAGCTGCCCGGTTGATGATCGAGCAGAGCCGGCACAGCTTGGATGTAGTGGCCAGAGAAACGGGGTTCAGGGATCGCCGACATATGCGGGAAGTGTTCATTCGTGGGCTTGGCGTTCCGCCTCAGGCAGTACGTAGGGATGCCAGGCGAGTGGTAACCGGATGA
- a CDS encoding transketolase family protein produces MSRANTTETGKKRLTTSAMIASIAAEGQATRSAPFGHALAALADQRSDIVGLSADLSKYTDLHIFAKAHPDRFYQMGMAEQLLMSAAAGMAREGCVPFATTYAVFASRRAYDFICMAIAEENLNVKIVCGLPGLTTGYGPSHQATDDLAIFRAMPNLMIVDPCDALEIEQAVPAIAEHQGPVYMRLLRGNVPLVLDEYGYKFEIGKAKTLRTGRDVLIISTGLMTMRSLEAAAQLQKDGIDVAVLHVPTIKPLDEQAILSEARKSGRLVITAENHSIIGGLGEAVAGLLLRNGVAPTFRQIALPDAFLDAGALPTLHDRYGISTEAVCAQIKSWM; encoded by the coding sequence ATGAGCCGCGCAAACACAACCGAGACCGGCAAGAAACGACTGACGACATCAGCGATGATTGCCTCTATCGCCGCCGAAGGTCAGGCAACACGATCTGCGCCATTCGGCCATGCACTAGCTGCGCTAGCGGATCAGCGTTCGGATATCGTGGGCCTGTCTGCTGACTTGTCGAAGTACACCGACCTGCATATTTTCGCCAAGGCCCACCCCGATCGCTTCTATCAGATGGGTATGGCTGAGCAGCTACTCATGAGCGCTGCTGCTGGTATGGCGCGTGAAGGCTGCGTGCCGTTTGCAACGACTTACGCTGTTTTCGCTTCACGGCGGGCCTATGACTTTATCTGCATGGCGATCGCCGAAGAAAACCTCAACGTGAAAATCGTCTGCGGGCTGCCCGGCCTTACCACCGGTTATGGGCCAAGCCACCAAGCGACCGACGACCTGGCGATTTTCCGCGCCATGCCGAACCTGATGATTGTCGATCCCTGCGATGCCTTGGAAATCGAACAAGCAGTGCCAGCCATTGCAGAACACCAGGGCCCCGTGTACATGCGCTTGCTGCGCGGCAATGTGCCGCTGGTGCTAGACGAATACGGATACAAGTTCGAGATAGGCAAAGCCAAGACGCTGCGCACTGGCAGGGACGTGCTGATTATCTCAACGGGTCTAATGACCATGCGCTCGCTGGAAGCGGCAGCACAGTTGCAAAAGGACGGGATTGACGTGGCCGTGCTACATGTACCGACCATCAAACCTTTGGATGAACAAGCAATTCTCAGCGAGGCCCGTAAATCCGGGCGCTTGGTGATTACCGCCGAGAACCACTCGATCATTGGCGGCCTTGGCGAAGCGGTCGCAGGCTTGCTGCTGCGCAACGGAGTGGCACCCACCTTCCGTCAAATTGCCCTGCCGGATGCTTTCCTGGATGCAGGAGCACTGCCGACGTTGCATGATCGGTACGGCATCTCTACCGAGGCGGTTTGCGCTCAGATCAAAAGCTGGATGTGA
- a CDS encoding SDR family NAD(P)-dependent oxidoreductase: MTQQSKGTALITGASTGIGSIYAERLARRGYDLVLVARNRERLNALASRITSETQRNVEVIPADLSNAADLVKVERQLREDASISLLVNNAGIGTHTSLMESDVERMAEMISLNVTALTRLTYAAVPGFIARQQGAVINISSIAGLAPELLNGVYGGSKAYVTAFSQSLHKELADKGIKIQAVLPGATATDFWQIGGLPVENLDPGIVMSAHDLVDGALQDFDNDVLISIPSLHDLHAFQHYEASRQALFSQLSSNQLAPRYNAK; encoded by the coding sequence ATGACGCAGCAATCCAAAGGCACCGCGCTCATCACCGGCGCTTCCACCGGGATCGGCTCGATCTACGCAGAGCGTTTGGCCCGCCGTGGCTACGACCTCGTACTGGTGGCCCGCAACCGGGAACGTCTCAACGCCCTGGCCAGCCGTATTACCAGCGAGACCCAGCGAAATGTGGAGGTTATTCCGGCAGACCTTTCCAACGCCGCTGACCTGGTTAAGGTTGAACGCCAACTTCGTGAGGACGCCAGCATAAGCCTGCTGGTAAACAATGCGGGAATCGGCACTCACACAAGCCTGATGGAGAGTGATGTCGAACGCATGGCCGAAATGATCAGCCTCAACGTCACCGCCTTGACCCGCCTGACCTACGCTGCCGTTCCAGGTTTCATCGCCCGCCAGCAAGGCGCCGTCATCAACATCTCGTCCATCGCAGGCCTTGCGCCAGAGCTGCTCAACGGTGTCTACGGTGGCAGCAAGGCCTACGTGACCGCCTTCAGCCAATCCCTGCACAAGGAGCTTGCAGACAAAGGCATCAAGATCCAGGCGGTGCTGCCAGGAGCCACTGCGACCGACTTCTGGCAGATCGGCGGCCTGCCTGTCGAGAACCTCGACCCCGGCATCGTCATGTCCGCTCATGATCTGGTCGACGGTGCTCTGCAGGATTTCGACAACGACGTGCTGATCTCCATCCCTTCGCTGCATGACTTGCACGCTTTCCAACACTACGAAGCCAGCCGGCAGGCGTTGTTCAGCCAGTTGTCGAGTAACCAGCTCGCGCCGCGTTACAACGCCAAGTGA
- a CDS encoding MFS transporter, with the protein MITTMPLDAASTVRSNAYRKTAWRLMPFLMLCYLCAYLDRVNVGFAKLQMMNDLSLSETVYGLGAGMFFIGYFLCEVPSNLILHKVGARRWIARIMISWGIISALFAFVETAWQFYALRFLLGIAEAGLAPGLLLYLTYWFPSYRRARMTVLWFVAIPLSGMVGGPLSGWIMTQFAGVHGWAGWQWMFVLEAIPTVIVGLLVLSYLKDGVHQATWLTDEEKALINKELAEDNSHKVTHGSPREFIRDSRLWLLASIYFCVVMGQYAITFWLPTLIRNAGVSDPLHIGLLTSLPYMCAIAAMLLMGRSGDKHRERRWHLIVPMLAGAVSLTLAAMLGGNLLLSVLSLCVAAAGVLSASSLFWMLPTTLLGGVSAAAGIAGINSFANLAGFCSPYLIGWITTTTGSSAIGMYLITGVLCIGACLVLRIPAASVNR; encoded by the coding sequence ATGATTACCACAATGCCCCTCGACGCGGCCTCGACCGTGCGTTCGAATGCTTACCGCAAAACGGCCTGGCGGCTCATGCCATTCCTGATGCTGTGCTACCTGTGCGCGTATCTGGATCGGGTGAATGTCGGCTTTGCCAAGCTGCAAATGATGAATGACCTGTCGCTGAGCGAAACCGTTTACGGTTTGGGCGCGGGTATGTTCTTCATTGGTTACTTCCTCTGTGAGGTACCCAGCAATCTGATCCTGCACAAAGTCGGCGCGCGGCGCTGGATTGCAAGAATCATGATTTCCTGGGGCATCATCTCTGCCCTCTTCGCCTTCGTCGAGACCGCCTGGCAGTTCTATGCACTGCGTTTTCTGCTGGGGATCGCCGAAGCAGGCCTGGCCCCCGGACTGCTGCTGTACCTGACTTACTGGTTCCCCTCCTACCGGCGCGCCAGAATGACCGTGCTCTGGTTTGTGGCTATCCCGTTGTCGGGCATGGTCGGCGGCCCGCTGTCAGGCTGGATCATGACTCAGTTCGCGGGTGTTCACGGCTGGGCAGGTTGGCAATGGATGTTCGTGCTGGAAGCCATTCCTACGGTGATCGTCGGACTGCTGGTACTGAGCTACCTCAAAGACGGCGTGCATCAGGCCACTTGGTTAACCGATGAAGAAAAAGCGCTGATCAACAAAGAATTGGCCGAAGACAACAGCCATAAGGTCACTCATGGATCGCCTCGGGAGTTCATCCGTGACAGCCGCCTATGGCTACTGGCATCCATCTACTTCTGCGTTGTCATGGGCCAGTACGCAATCACCTTCTGGCTACCAACCCTCATCCGCAATGCCGGGGTTTCAGATCCACTGCACATCGGCTTGCTGACCAGCCTGCCCTACATGTGCGCCATCGCCGCAATGTTGCTGATGGGACGCAGCGGCGACAAGCATCGCGAACGTCGCTGGCACCTGATTGTGCCCATGCTAGCCGGGGCCGTCAGCCTGACGCTTGCGGCCATGCTCGGGGGCAATCTGCTGCTGTCAGTGCTGAGCCTCTGCGTGGCCGCCGCAGGTGTGCTTTCGGCTTCGTCACTATTCTGGATGCTGCCCACCACGCTGCTGGGTGGGGTCTCTGCGGCGGCAGGCATCGCCGGCATCAACAGTTTTGCCAACCTTGCGGGCTTCTGTTCGCCCTACCTGATCGGCTGGATTACCACCACGACCGGGTCGAGCGCCATCGGCATGTACCTGATCACCGGGGTGCTGTGCATCGGCGCATGCCTGGTGCTGCGTATTCCAGCTGCTTCGGTCAATCGTTAA
- a CDS encoding transketolase encodes MAVNASTTGLSALAERAFNIRRHALRMGQVQGQGYVGQALGAADLLAVSYFHALRYQPHNPEWEERDRFYLSIGHYAIALYAALIEAQVIPLDELETYGSDDSRLPMSGMAAYTPGMEITGGSLGHGLGIAVGACLGLKRKKSDSFVYNLLSDGELNEGSTWEAAMSASHWKLDNLIAIIDVNNQQADGHSSEVLAFEPIVDRWQAFGWFTQRVDGNDIGALVTAFDAARSHQGQQPRVIICDTKMGKGVDFLESREKTHFIRVDENEWDLALQNLKVGRTV; translated from the coding sequence ATGGCTGTCAATGCCTCAACTACCGGGCTCTCGGCTTTGGCCGAGCGCGCCTTCAACATTCGCCGCCATGCTCTGCGCATGGGCCAGGTGCAAGGCCAAGGCTACGTCGGCCAAGCGCTTGGGGCTGCCGATCTGCTGGCAGTGTCGTACTTTCACGCTCTGCGCTATCAACCGCACAATCCTGAATGGGAAGAGCGCGACCGTTTTTACCTGTCGATCGGCCACTACGCCATTGCCCTGTATGCAGCGCTGATCGAGGCCCAGGTCATCCCCCTCGATGAACTGGAAACCTACGGGTCGGATGACAGCCGCTTGCCGATGTCAGGCATGGCGGCCTACACGCCTGGCATGGAAATCACCGGCGGCTCCCTCGGCCACGGCCTGGGTATTGCCGTTGGTGCTTGCCTGGGTCTGAAGCGTAAAAAATCCGATTCGTTTGTTTACAACTTGCTGTCCGACGGCGAGCTGAACGAGGGTTCGACCTGGGAAGCTGCAATGTCGGCCTCGCATTGGAAGCTCGATAATCTGATCGCGATCATCGACGTCAATAACCAGCAAGCCGATGGGCACTCGAGTGAAGTCTTGGCCTTCGAGCCCATCGTCGACCGCTGGCAGGCGTTTGGATGGTTCACCCAACGAGTGGACGGTAATGACATCGGGGCATTGGTCACAGCCTTCGATGCAGCACGCAGCCATCAGGGCCAACAACCCCGGGTCATTATCTGCGATACCAAAATGGGTAAAGGCGTCGACTTTCTTGAAAGCCGCGAAAAGACGCATTTCATCCGCGTCGATGAAAACGAATGGGATCTGGCACTGCAAAACCTGAAGGTCGGGAGAACCGTATGA
- a CDS encoding carboxymuconolactone decarboxylase family protein, whose product MTRINALTLDQAPAAARSALQGVEKGLGFIPNAFATLAHSPAALAGYLALSQALNKNSLSPAEREVAALAASAVNGCDYCIAAHSFFGEKAGLDAGALLAARAGTLDGVAAFARAVTLSRGQVSEVQLAAAREAGLDDTKIVDVIAQVSLLTLTNYLNNVAMTDIDFPPTDNQ is encoded by the coding sequence ATGACTCGAATCAATGCGCTGACCCTCGACCAGGCGCCTGCAGCAGCGCGTAGTGCCCTGCAGGGTGTGGAGAAAGGCTTGGGCTTTATCCCGAACGCGTTCGCCACCCTCGCCCATTCGCCGGCAGCCCTCGCTGGCTATCTGGCGCTCTCGCAAGCCCTTAACAAGAACAGCCTCAGCCCTGCCGAGCGTGAAGTAGCGGCGCTGGCTGCATCAGCGGTGAATGGCTGTGACTACTGCATCGCCGCCCACAGTTTCTTCGGCGAAAAAGCAGGTTTGGATGCTGGTGCGCTGCTGGCTGCTCGTGCCGGCACTCTCGATGGCGTTGCTGCGTTCGCCAGAGCGGTGACGCTAAGCCGAGGCCAGGTCAGCGAGGTGCAACTGGCGGCAGCACGGGAAGCAGGGCTGGATGATACGAAAATCGTGGATGTCATCGCCCAAGTCTCCCTCCTGACGCTGACCAACTACCTCAACAATGTGGCGATGACGGACATCGACTTCCCACCTACCGACAACCAATGA
- a CDS encoding zinc-binding alcohol dehydrogenase family protein, whose translation MKAVVYTQPGLPIHDAQSLYDAELTKPKPGARDLLVEVRAIAVNPVDTKVRASRGTEQPHVLGWDAVGVVRETGPEVTLFRPGDEVFYAGALDRPGSYSEFHVVDERIVGHKPKNLDDASAAALPLTSITAWELLFDRLAVEEHGGKGQRLLVVGAAGGVGSILVQLARKLTQLTVIGTASRPETQAWVKELGPHHVIDHSESIPLQLAELKLEPIDHVISLTHTDTYLPQLVEVLRPQGKLALIDDPAQLDVMPLKRKSLSLHWELMFTRSLYKTEDMIKQHQLLERVSQLVDEGTLKTTVGEHFGSICAENLKRAHALIESGEARGKVVLEGF comes from the coding sequence ATGAAGGCTGTCGTTTACACGCAACCCGGATTACCTATTCACGACGCTCAGTCTCTGTATGACGCGGAGCTCACGAAGCCAAAACCCGGCGCACGCGACCTGCTCGTCGAGGTCAGGGCGATTGCCGTCAATCCCGTCGATACCAAGGTTCGCGCCAGCCGTGGTACAGAGCAACCACACGTTCTCGGCTGGGATGCTGTCGGTGTGGTCCGCGAGACTGGCCCAGAGGTAACGCTCTTCAGGCCTGGGGATGAAGTGTTCTACGCCGGTGCCCTAGATCGACCAGGCAGCTATAGCGAGTTTCATGTGGTGGACGAGCGAATCGTCGGGCACAAGCCTAAGAACTTGGACGACGCCAGTGCCGCCGCCCTGCCGCTGACGTCGATCACCGCGTGGGAGTTGCTGTTCGACCGTTTGGCCGTCGAAGAACATGGCGGCAAAGGTCAACGTCTCCTGGTGGTCGGGGCAGCAGGCGGAGTGGGCTCGATCCTGGTTCAGCTGGCAAGGAAGCTGACGCAGCTGACAGTCATAGGCACTGCCTCAAGACCTGAGACTCAAGCCTGGGTCAAAGAACTGGGACCCCATCATGTCATTGATCACTCTGAGTCGATCCCGCTTCAGTTGGCAGAGCTCAAGCTCGAACCCATTGATCACGTGATCAGCCTGACCCACACCGACACTTACCTGCCGCAATTGGTGGAAGTGCTTCGCCCCCAAGGCAAGCTCGCACTGATTGATGATCCGGCACAGCTGGATGTCATGCCGCTCAAGCGCAAATCGCTGTCACTACACTGGGAACTCATGTTCACCCGCTCGCTGTACAAGACCGAGGACATGATCAAACAGCACCAACTGCTCGAGCGTGTTTCCCAGCTGGTTGACGAGGGCACACTGAAGACGACTGTCGGAGAGCATTTCGGAAGCATTTGTGCCGAAAATCTCAAGCGAGCCCACGCGTTGATTGAAAGTGGTGAAGCCAGGGGCAAAGTTGTCCTGGAAGGTTTCTGA
- a CDS encoding DUF421 domain-containing protein, translated as MVSFDLHRMLIGELPPTFLLEVALRVSAAFLAVFFFLKFSGRRGIRQLSRFELVVILTLGSAAGDVTFYEDVPLLPVGLVFLTLLMLYRGTISLMRRSRTCEAWIDGLPITVVKDGMYEIHSLQNLNISSNELFMELRQQGVEHLGQVRLGLLETDGDLSLYFYGPDDTRPGLSVLPVEHRPEYQAPPNAGLHCCVSCGFTTFHEPVDSVVCERCGHNVWSPALGTLRTR; from the coding sequence ATGGTTTCGTTTGATCTGCACAGGATGCTCATTGGCGAACTCCCGCCGACCTTTCTGTTGGAGGTCGCCCTGCGCGTTTCAGCGGCTTTCTTGGCCGTGTTCTTCTTTTTGAAATTCAGTGGTCGACGTGGAATCAGGCAACTGTCTCGATTCGAGCTTGTGGTGATCCTGACCCTGGGCTCAGCCGCCGGTGATGTCACCTTTTACGAAGATGTACCTTTACTCCCCGTCGGATTGGTGTTCCTGACGCTCCTGATGCTCTATCGCGGAACCATCTCCTTGATGAGGCGCAGCAGAACATGCGAAGCCTGGATCGATGGGCTACCCATCACGGTAGTAAAGGACGGGATGTACGAAATTCATTCGCTGCAGAATTTGAACATCTCGTCCAACGAATTGTTCATGGAACTGCGACAACAAGGTGTGGAGCATCTCGGCCAGGTTCGACTCGGTTTATTGGAAACCGATGGCGATCTCAGTCTGTATTTCTACGGGCCTGATGACACCCGGCCAGGGCTTTCAGTGCTGCCAGTCGAACATCGTCCTGAGTACCAGGCGCCGCCGAACGCCGGCCTGCACTGTTGCGTGAGTTGCGGCTTCACGACCTTCCATGAACCCGTGGACTCAGTCGTGTGTGAACGCTGCGGTCATAACGTCTGGTCACCTGCCCTTGGTACCTTACGCACCCGTTAA
- a CDS encoding ATPase domain-containing protein, whose amino-acid sequence MPHKISATLSVGNEGLDLILKGGLPVHRLYLVEGTPGAGKTTLGLQFLLSGVTNQEPVLYVTLSETADELESVARSHGWSLDGIEVFELSQTDEIFGEAAEQTILHPWEAELGNTIKLIQQRVEQSKPTRVVFDSLSEMRLLAQDPLRYRRQVLALKQYFAGRNITVLLVDDLTTSHGEHDNHLHSICHGVITLERLTLDFGAARRRLQVQKLRGVDFVAGYHDFVIVKGGLHVFPRMMAGGQHSAFELEPVGSGVAALDRLLAGGPLRGTSTLITGPAGSGKTTVAFAYVAAACERGECCTVYEFDERVGTLLRRAEAMGFALQKYIASGLLNVQQINPAEISPGEFSWRVRTQVEARNARVIVIDSLNGYLAAMPQEQQLILQMHEMLSYLAQHGVATFLINAQSGLIGTMTTTLNISYVADTVILIRFFEAQGRLRKAISVLKNRGGAHEDAIRELNIDSQGVRVGEPLTKFKGVLTGTPEYFGSQEPLLEGRPFGR is encoded by the coding sequence ATGCCCCATAAGATATCCGCAACGCTATCTGTTGGTAACGAAGGATTGGATCTGATCCTCAAAGGCGGGCTGCCGGTGCATAGGCTCTACTTGGTAGAGGGCACGCCAGGAGCTGGCAAGACGACATTGGGGCTTCAGTTCCTGTTGAGTGGTGTGACCAACCAGGAGCCGGTGCTGTACGTCACCCTCTCCGAGACTGCGGATGAACTTGAGAGTGTTGCCAGGTCACATGGATGGAGCCTGGACGGCATCGAGGTGTTCGAGCTGTCCCAGACGGACGAGATTTTCGGCGAGGCCGCAGAGCAGACCATTCTTCATCCGTGGGAAGCTGAGCTCGGAAACACTATCAAGCTTATACAGCAGCGCGTGGAGCAGTCCAAGCCCACTCGGGTAGTGTTCGATAGCCTTTCTGAGATGAGGCTGCTGGCACAAGACCCCCTTCGATACCGCCGCCAGGTACTGGCACTGAAACAGTATTTTGCGGGACGAAACATCACAGTCTTGCTGGTGGACGACCTGACTACATCCCATGGTGAGCATGACAACCATCTCCATAGCATCTGCCATGGGGTGATCACGCTGGAGCGACTAACGCTTGATTTCGGCGCGGCTCGGCGGCGGTTGCAGGTTCAAAAGCTGAGGGGTGTCGACTTCGTTGCCGGCTATCACGACTTCGTGATCGTAAAGGGAGGATTGCATGTCTTCCCGCGGATGATGGCGGGAGGACAACATTCGGCCTTCGAGCTTGAACCTGTGGGCAGTGGCGTGGCAGCGCTTGACCGTTTGCTTGCTGGAGGCCCTCTCAGAGGCACAAGCACGCTGATCACCGGGCCTGCGGGGTCGGGCAAGACCACGGTGGCATTCGCCTATGTGGCTGCGGCATGTGAGCGTGGTGAGTGCTGCACCGTCTATGAATTCGATGAGCGGGTCGGCACGCTGTTGAGAAGAGCCGAGGCTATGGGCTTCGCGCTTCAAAAATACATCGCCAGCGGTCTATTGAATGTGCAGCAAATCAACCCTGCCGAGATTTCGCCAGGCGAATTCTCATGGCGAGTCCGTACTCAGGTAGAGGCCAGGAATGCCCGGGTGATCGTGATCGATAGCCTAAACGGCTACTTGGCGGCGATGCCACAGGAGCAACAGCTGATACTTCAGATGCACGAAATGCTGTCCTATCTCGCCCAGCATGGTGTGGCAACGTTCCTGATCAACGCTCAAAGCGGACTGATCGGCACGATGACAACCACCCTCAATATCTCTTACGTCGCGGACACGGTCATCCTCATACGGTTTTTTGAGGCTCAAGGCCGTCTGCGCAAAGCGATCTCTGTCCTGAAAAACCGTGGTGGCGCCCACGAAGATGCTATTCGCGAACTGAATATAGATAGCCAAGGCGTCCGTGTTGGTGAGCCCCTGACCAAGTTCAAGGGCGTGCTGACCGGAACTCCCGAATATTTTGGTAGCCAAGAACCCTTGCTGGAAGGCCGCCCCTTTGGACGTTAG
- a CDS encoding SDR family NAD(P)-dependent oxidoreductase, translating into MLLQGKVAIITGAASERGIGRATAITFAKHGAKVVIVDLDESSARKAAETLGEGHLGLGANVADEAQVKSAVASVLEHFGRIDVLVNNAGITQPIKTLDIRPSDYDKVLDVSLRGTLLMSQAVIPTMRAQSTGSIVCMSSVSAQRGGGIFGGPHYSAAKAGVLGLGKAMAREFGPDQIRVNSITPGLIHTDITGGLMQDERRHAIIDGIPLGRLGAAQDVANAALFLASDLSSYLTGITLDVNGGMLIH; encoded by the coding sequence ATGCTGCTGCAAGGTAAAGTTGCCATCATCACTGGCGCTGCATCGGAGCGAGGGATCGGTCGAGCTACGGCCATCACCTTCGCTAAACATGGCGCCAAAGTAGTAATCGTGGATCTCGATGAATCCTCGGCACGTAAAGCTGCTGAAACGCTGGGTGAAGGCCATCTCGGGCTGGGAGCCAACGTCGCCGATGAAGCGCAAGTGAAATCCGCGGTGGCGAGCGTTCTTGAACATTTCGGGCGTATCGACGTTCTGGTCAATAACGCGGGGATCACCCAGCCTATCAAGACACTGGATATTCGCCCGTCTGATTACGACAAGGTGCTAGACGTCAGCTTGCGGGGCACCCTCCTCATGTCGCAGGCGGTGATCCCGACCATGCGAGCCCAATCCACAGGCAGCATTGTATGTATGTCGTCGGTTTCCGCGCAGCGCGGGGGCGGCATCTTTGGCGGCCCACACTACAGTGCTGCCAAAGCTGGCGTATTAGGCCTGGGTAAGGCCATGGCCCGAGAGTTTGGCCCTGACCAGATTCGCGTCAACTCCATCACTCCCGGCCTGATACACACCGACATCACAGGTGGCCTCATGCAAGACGAGCGTCGACACGCAATCATCGATGGCATCCCGCTCGGCCGCCTGGGTGCAGCCCAGGACGTGGCCAACGCTGCACTGTTTCTTGCCAGCGACCTGTCGTCCTACCTCACGGGCATCACCCTAGACGTGAATGGCGGGATGCTCATTCATTGA